In Hallerella succinigenes, the following are encoded in one genomic region:
- a CDS encoding cellulase family glycosylhydrolase, protein MKKLTKLLVAGALAFAAAASADATTAKPYRVGPVQNYGALGTSGGEVISQKTNKPAMLRGVSLFWSDATGLQYYKPDVIAWAAKNLGIDVFRFAMGVQYYDSNGGTSNPMEEGYSYMTSPETYISKVDQMVQAAVENDVYIIIDWHSHRAENEITAADTFFTRMAKTYGKIPNVIFEIYNEPVNTAWSTITSYANTVAGHIRQYSDNLILVGTPSWSQLTNYGDVTATNVAYVFHFYAGTHTVGTFGSRISAAKKAGNAVFISEWGTTAADGKGSANESNTNDWLSFMETNRISNCNWSLRQYTSPVDNSEEGSAIFAGNAFLTNAEDLNNATYTASGTIVKNYLSKYKGSWADSLIAGNTSGSCHFNSTTVTETAGALTTLLKSGCSYTSSDETVASVNGSTLNILSAGYAILTANDNSQSIVVVEKEPEQIVSGLSDFTCRYGGSCTQSHSMVNYSGTSDYETLLTTSFTTVQGGALTFESLTPEILTVKLATCTNSKYCYSALNSTAVMAEFTTVLGDGKIRVTAPAVSGYRAMDDTITVTFAKGQQRIYSKFKNRTLTFGAVTEANALPDTMMAEQIPVSYTYNGAEFSPYLQKVGTTIVAGTENAIVKITATAPETDHYEAFEKSITVIVGDSAAAVNKDEYYATPIISKADVAPFRTQVQNNSLLLQVPQAGLVQWTVFSSLGKVVASNKEHMSAGSHLISLEQIPTGSYFLKVRQGTNVGSFHWNKR, encoded by the coding sequence ATGAAGAAACTTACCAAACTTCTCGTCGCAGGCGCCTTGGCGTTTGCGGCAGCCGCCTCGGCGGACGCCACAACCGCCAAGCCTTACCGAGTAGGTCCGGTGCAAAACTACGGCGCGCTCGGCACCAGCGGAGGTGAAGTCATCAGCCAAAAAACCAATAAGCCCGCAATGCTTCGCGGCGTAAGCCTTTTCTGGTCCGATGCAACCGGCTTGCAATATTACAAACCGGACGTCATCGCGTGGGCAGCCAAGAATTTGGGCATCGATGTGTTCCGCTTTGCCATGGGCGTGCAGTATTACGACAGCAACGGCGGCACAAGCAATCCGATGGAAGAAGGCTATTCTTACATGACCTCTCCGGAAACCTATATTTCCAAAGTGGACCAGATGGTACAAGCGGCGGTGGAAAACGACGTCTATATCATCATTGACTGGCACAGCCACCGTGCAGAAAACGAAATCACGGCAGCAGATACCTTCTTTACCCGCATGGCAAAGACCTACGGCAAGATTCCGAACGTGATTTTTGAAATCTACAACGAGCCGGTGAACACCGCATGGTCCACCATCACAAGCTATGCAAACACCGTTGCAGGTCACATTCGCCAATACAGCGACAACCTGATTCTCGTAGGAACCCCGAGCTGGTCCCAGCTCACTAACTACGGTGACGTCACAGCCACAAACGTGGCGTATGTATTCCACTTCTACGCAGGAACTCACACAGTTGGCACATTCGGCAGCCGCATTTCCGCTGCAAAGAAAGCAGGCAATGCCGTGTTTATTTCGGAATGGGGCACCACAGCCGCAGACGGCAAGGGTTCCGCAAACGAAAGTAACACAAACGACTGGCTTTCCTTTATGGAAACGAACCGTATCAGTAACTGCAACTGGAGCCTTCGCCAATACACAAGCCCCGTGGATAATTCTGAAGAAGGATCCGCGATCTTTGCAGGCAATGCCTTCCTCACCAATGCGGAAGACTTGAATAATGCGACCTATACAGCTTCCGGCACGATTGTGAAGAATTATCTATCCAAGTACAAAGGCAGCTGGGCAGACTCTTTGATTGCGGGCAACACGAGCGGTTCTTGCCACTTCAACAGCACGACCGTTACCGAAACAGCAGGTGCTCTCACGACACTCCTGAAATCCGGTTGTTCGTACACCTCTAGCGATGAAACGGTAGCCTCGGTGAACGGAAGCACGTTGAACATTCTCTCTGCTGGTTATGCCATTTTGACGGCAAACGACAATTCTCAATCGATCGTTGTCGTTGAAAAAGAACCGGAACAGATCGTATCTGGCCTTTCCGACTTCACCTGTCGTTATGGCGGATCCTGCACTCAGAGCCATTCCATGGTCAACTACTCTGGTACAAGCGACTACGAAACGCTTTTGACTACATCCTTCACAACGGTTCAAGGCGGAGCTCTGACTTTTGAATCCTTGACTCCAGAAATTCTTACAGTTAAACTGGCCACCTGCACAAATTCCAAATACTGCTACAGTGCTTTGAATTCGACAGCCGTGATGGCAGAATTCACCACTGTCCTCGGCGATGGCAAAATCCGCGTTACCGCTCCGGCAGTTTCCGGTTACCGCGCCATGGACGATACGATTACGGTCACATTCGCCAAGGGTCAGCAACGTATCTATTCAAAGTTCAAGAATAGAACTTTAACTTTCGGTGCCGTTACCGAAGCGAACGCTCTCCCCGACACGATGATGGCAGAACAGATTCCGGTTTCTTACACGTATAACGGAGCCGAATTCTCCCCATACCTGCAAAAGGTCGGCACAACGATCGTCGCTGGCACAGAAAACGCGATTGTGAAGATTACGGCTACCGCTCCGGAAACCGACCACTACGAAGCCTTCGAAAAGTCGATTACCGTAATTGTCGGCGACAGCGCTGCCGCAGTCAACAAGGATGAATATTACGCCACCCCGATTATTTCCAAGGCAGATGTCGCACCGTTCCGCACTCAGGTGCAAAACAACAGCCTTTTGCTCCAGGTTCCGCAGGCAGGCCTTGTGCAGTGGACAGTTTTCTCTTCCTTGGGCAAGGTTGTCGCTTCGAACAAGGAACACATGTCTGCAGGCTCCCACCTGATTTCCTTGGAACAGATTCCGACAGGTTCTTACTTCCTCAAGGTCCGTCAAGGTACAAACGTCGGTTCCTTCCACTGGAACAAGCGCTAA
- a CDS encoding glycosyl hydrolase family 8, translated as MNLKSSLGAFALCAAFGLSACSTSSSTSASPENSSSSTQTSSAGGGGASTSGILPATANPTYTAALYDTWKAFHYITLEDEATRYPTWGAEFSTVFGAYTAQGLGAARVIWSTFNSASCTIAEASGSNMYKRGCTVSEGIGYGMLITLFQGDWDAFNRLWIYSQAYRNSAYASGRGLMPWLTSSFSWDIPDESSATDADLDIATSLILAYYMSGNTAYLNDALTLIAALWDNEVNLSNHLLYSGDTPTWKAAANPSYNLSYFSPVALRLFALVDKNHDWTSVLNAQYTYMLNVQAAGTGVFPDWSDGSGNAINPPNNSAKTTYWTFNKESVRIPWRIAWDYYWFADERAASVLNTLNNFIMARSNNDPLSIPAVNYSWNLSIGADIQGQNLPTQWQAAWCATGMAGNSMDWLNTCTNVLNATVMQTSASSYFPNILQMMYSQLLNGMYVKPSNMGI; from the coding sequence ATGAATTTGAAATCTTCTTTGGGAGCTTTCGCTCTCTGTGCCGCATTCGGTTTGTCGGCTTGCAGTACGAGCAGCTCGACTTCCGCATCCCCGGAAAATTCTTCGTCATCGACCCAGACTTCTTCTGCAGGTGGTGGCGGTGCGTCGACTTCGGGTATTCTCCCGGCAACGGCGAATCCGACTTATACGGCAGCGTTGTATGATACCTGGAAGGCTTTCCATTACATTACGTTGGAAGATGAAGCTACTCGTTACCCGACTTGGGGTGCTGAATTTTCGACGGTCTTTGGTGCCTATACGGCGCAGGGTTTGGGTGCTGCGCGTGTTATTTGGTCGACTTTCAACTCGGCGAGCTGCACGATTGCGGAAGCTTCGGGTTCGAATATGTACAAGCGTGGCTGCACGGTATCGGAAGGTATCGGTTATGGTATGCTTATTACGCTCTTCCAGGGGGACTGGGACGCATTCAACCGTTTGTGGATTTATAGCCAGGCTTACCGTAATTCCGCGTATGCAAGCGGCCGTGGATTGATGCCGTGGCTCACTTCGAGCTTCAGTTGGGATATTCCGGATGAATCGAGTGCAACGGATGCGGACTTGGATATTGCGACCTCCCTCATTCTCGCGTACTACATGTCGGGCAATACGGCATACTTGAACGATGCCTTGACTTTGATTGCCGCCTTGTGGGATAACGAAGTCAACTTGAGCAATCATCTCCTGTATTCGGGCGATACGCCGACTTGGAAGGCTGCCGCGAATCCGTCTTACAACTTGAGCTACTTCTCTCCGGTGGCACTCCGCTTGTTCGCTCTTGTAGACAAGAATCATGATTGGACTTCTGTGCTGAATGCGCAGTACACCTATATGCTGAATGTACAGGCAGCCGGTACGGGCGTTTTTCCGGACTGGAGCGATGGCAGCGGCAATGCGATCAACCCGCCGAACAACAGTGCAAAGACTACGTACTGGACCTTCAACAAGGAATCCGTGCGTATTCCGTGGCGTATCGCTTGGGACTATTACTGGTTTGCGGATGAACGTGCTGCATCGGTGTTGAACACCTTGAATAACTTCATCATGGCAAGATCGAATAATGATCCGCTTTCGATTCCGGCGGTGAACTACTCCTGGAATTTGAGCATTGGAGCCGATATCCAAGGCCAGAATTTGCCGACCCAGTGGCAAGCTGCTTGGTGCGCAACCGGTATGGCGGGCAATTCAATGGATTGGTTGAACACTTGCACGAATGTCTTGAACGCCACGGTAATGCAAACTTCCGCTTCGAGTTACTTCCCGAACATTCTCCAGATGATGTACAGCCAGCTGTTGAATGGCATGTATGTGAAGCCGAGTAATATGGGCATTTAA
- a CDS encoding T9SS type A sorting domain-containing protein, with protein sequence MNKKILAASAVLAAVSMSFAMDTWVGANSEYRVETGFDDGTDTYGYWYDYNDNKETADNGPGTSSITWPTGKGNAYAEDAMDPIIDACGGVCGTATMGGPYSYPFVGVGFNLSGGAQGGNDISSWGGICIGYKSTGIAPALEIAPADEATVTAYNNYKASLKIQASEAVVDLPWSSFKQESGWGTKVDQSVVLASAAAIKFKIAAADGKSTEFNVATIGELGKCGLAGIKAVSSASAVKASVAGRTLALSGVNAGATVEVINLQGQVVLKSVLNSSSASLNLASFDAGVYMVRVAGKANFNQKIILK encoded by the coding sequence ATGAACAAGAAAATCTTAGCAGCATCTGCAGTTCTCGCAGCTGTTTCTATGTCTTTCGCTATGGACACTTGGGTTGGTGCAAACTCCGAATACCGCGTTGAAACCGGTTTCGATGATGGTACCGACACCTATGGTTACTGGTACGATTACAACGATAACAAGGAAACCGCTGACAATGGTCCGGGTACCTCCAGCATCACTTGGCCGACTGGTAAGGGTAACGCATACGCTGAAGACGCTATGGACCCGATTATCGACGCTTGCGGCGGTGTCTGCGGTACTGCGACCATGGGTGGCCCGTACTCTTATCCGTTCGTCGGTGTTGGCTTCAACCTGAGCGGCGGCGCCCAGGGCGGTAATGACATCTCTTCTTGGGGTGGTATCTGCATCGGTTACAAGTCCACTGGCATTGCTCCGGCTCTCGAAATCGCTCCGGCTGACGAAGCCACGGTGACTGCTTACAACAACTACAAGGCTTCCTTGAAGATTCAGGCTTCTGAAGCTGTCGTTGACCTCCCGTGGAGCTCCTTCAAGCAGGAATCCGGCTGGGGCACGAAGGTTGACCAGTCTGTCGTTCTCGCTTCCGCTGCCGCTATCAAGTTCAAGATCGCTGCTGCTGACGGCAAGTCTACTGAATTCAACGTTGCTACGATCGGCGAACTCGGCAAGTGCGGTCTTGCGGGCATCAAGGCTGTTTCTTCCGCTTCCGCTGTGAAGGCTTCCGTTGCTGGCCGTACGCTCGCTCTGTCTGGCGTGAACGCTGGTGCAACTGTTGAAGTGATCAACCTCCAGGGTCAGGTTGTTTTGAAGAGCGTTCTCAACTCCTCTTCTGCTTCCTTGAACCTCGCTTCCTTCGACGCTGGCGTCTACATGGTCCGCGTTGCTGGCAAGGCAAACTTCAACCAGAAGATCATTCTCAAGTAA
- a CDS encoding glycoside hydrolase family 18 protein, protein MNLKLIAFTFALGMATVANAAADKVVGYFPYWSQYSQFAPKDIRYNMVTHIHYVSLFPSSDGSLAFADENDAENFKELSKLSAENNVKLIVTVGGMEQEATLAEIAASEEVRGTFASNVASFLDENGAAGMELDWQNITAENAEGFAALVTSLKEALGDKTLSIATYPLSSADAYDGSVLNNAEYVTVFVPDQMTEEVSELKPNQSVAAFEEAMNALTSKGVEKDKILPVVFFYGKSFMGAKALGEAQTGVGSGNEGVLAYKELMKKFEAPDYKVSFDEASKSEIATSEIESIVFMGIPSVKALAETVKSEGYAGVAAYDLSEDHTEPIVSLMVTIGLELRPDVDYKAKKKK, encoded by the coding sequence ATGAACTTAAAACTGATTGCTTTTACTTTCGCATTGGGCATGGCGACAGTCGCGAATGCGGCGGCCGATAAGGTCGTTGGCTACTTTCCGTACTGGAGCCAGTACTCTCAATTCGCTCCGAAGGATATCCGCTACAACATGGTGACCCATATTCACTATGTGTCGCTTTTTCCTTCCTCGGATGGTTCGCTCGCTTTCGCTGACGAAAACGATGCGGAAAACTTCAAGGAACTTTCGAAGCTCTCTGCCGAAAACAACGTCAAGCTGATTGTGACGGTGGGCGGCATGGAACAGGAAGCTACGCTGGCAGAAATCGCCGCTTCGGAAGAAGTCCGCGGTACTTTTGCAAGCAATGTCGCTTCTTTTCTCGATGAAAACGGTGCTGCAGGCATGGAACTGGACTGGCAGAACATAACGGCTGAAAACGCTGAAGGCTTTGCCGCTCTCGTCACTTCCCTTAAGGAAGCTCTCGGCGACAAGACCCTTTCGATTGCCACGTATCCGCTTTCTTCTGCTGATGCTTACGACGGTTCTGTTCTGAACAATGCGGAATATGTGACTGTATTCGTTCCGGATCAGATGACGGAAGAAGTTTCTGAACTCAAGCCGAACCAGAGCGTTGCTGCATTTGAAGAAGCGATGAACGCTTTGACGTCGAAGGGCGTTGAAAAGGATAAGATTCTCCCGGTCGTATTCTTCTACGGCAAGAGCTTTATGGGCGCCAAGGCACTCGGCGAAGCTCAGACGGGTGTCGGTAGTGGTAACGAAGGTGTTCTCGCCTATAAGGAATTGATGAAGAAGTTCGAAGCTCCGGATTACAAGGTTTCTTTCGATGAAGCCTCGAAGTCTGAAATTGCTACCAGCGAAATCGAATCGATCGTCTTCATGGGCATTCCTTCCGTGAAGGCTTTGGCTGAAACGGTGAAGTCCGAAGGTTATGCTGGCGTGGCTGCTTATGACCTTTCTGAAGACCACACGGAACCGATCGTTTCCTTGATGGTGACGATTGGCCTTGAACTCCGCCCGGATGTGGATTACAAGGCTAAGAAGAAAAAGTAA
- a CDS encoding glycosyl hydrolase family 8 — MKKSSKSLLFLGFTAASLSFAGTPQFPFPQNQAYPYGNTFKSATIDSLKNHFKMWKGAWYTEAGTYYQKYEGATANANAGMPAGTARIISPNAHSEYTVSEGIAYGMLIMVYMSSTTDDHQAEFDKLWKYWKCYGKGLNGSGCNSWSGQGMDWEIDNESGSIIGSGTASDAEFDAAVALIMAYKQWGDASYLSDAKQLISWIKSNDMESDGSIKPGSNWNPAFNPSYTAVAAFQLFYEVTSDSFWQTAISTSLTHLRACQNSVTGLMPDWCDWSSHQAIQPNAAVSGGYLGFYDDAARTPWRLAWGYAWYGIAGAKEANDAIIGWLDSATYGYAGMILPGYNLDGSSDNEVFVSSTYAGGLGLSMLSADAPKSYLENLYYTLSNTEGKETLTASKGENYFAATLNVLYMLLLTGNMPNFYNMEGYTVFTPDPTNVLTPSAPAGTLMPVGSGATISGFWNWGGYSDKFGVTKMYPDSGSTAIYQQDDGSYVVAMEAFLAPEPTYIGGVELNYPFAGVACSFDEDESYYDLSDISTVHVVYKSQGVMRFALLDQETLLQDQEGGEPGYYLHPTEDWRAIDIDITANANDVFNSLTYPSWVNFESYRSDVVKAVRGFKFDVKMQKAGYASFALKEVSLLDATGNVVTNLKDINGIQTPKVTVQKSLLRREGNQIYYQQASNGAKLRVYDLNGTLLSSKSIQGSGQVAIDQLAPASGLYVLRLSDGANSQTLKIQK; from the coding sequence ATGAAAAAGTCATCTAAATCCCTTCTTTTCTTAGGCTTTACGGCGGCATCCCTCTCCTTCGCAGGGACTCCACAGTTTCCATTCCCGCAGAACCAAGCCTATCCTTACGGCAACACGTTCAAATCTGCCACAATTGACTCTCTCAAGAACCATTTTAAGATGTGGAAAGGCGCTTGGTACACCGAAGCGGGTACCTATTATCAAAAATATGAAGGCGCCACCGCAAATGCAAACGCCGGCATGCCTGCCGGCACGGCTCGTATCATTAGCCCGAACGCCCACTCCGAATACACGGTTTCCGAAGGCATCGCCTACGGCATGCTTATCATGGTCTATATGTCTAGCACAACCGATGACCACCAGGCGGAATTCGATAAACTCTGGAAATATTGGAAGTGCTACGGCAAGGGCTTGAACGGAAGCGGTTGCAATAGCTGGAGCGGCCAGGGCATGGACTGGGAAATCGACAACGAATCCGGCTCCATAATCGGCAGCGGTACGGCGAGCGACGCAGAATTTGATGCAGCAGTCGCCTTGATTATGGCTTACAAGCAGTGGGGCGACGCCTCTTACCTGAGCGATGCCAAGCAGTTGATCTCTTGGATCAAGAGCAACGACATGGAATCCGACGGAAGCATTAAACCGGGCAGCAACTGGAACCCGGCATTCAACCCGAGCTATACAGCCGTCGCAGCATTCCAATTGTTCTATGAAGTGACAAGCGATAGTTTTTGGCAGACGGCGATTTCGACGTCCCTTACCCATTTGCGCGCTTGCCAGAACTCCGTGACCGGCCTGATGCCGGACTGGTGCGACTGGAGCTCGCATCAGGCGATTCAGCCTAACGCTGCCGTTTCGGGTGGATATCTGGGATTTTATGACGATGCGGCCCGCACTCCGTGGAGACTCGCCTGGGGCTATGCCTGGTACGGCATTGCTGGCGCCAAGGAAGCTAACGACGCGATTATCGGCTGGCTCGATTCCGCCACTTATGGATACGCAGGCATGATCCTTCCGGGCTACAACCTAGACGGTTCTTCGGACAACGAAGTGTTCGTTTCGTCTACCTATGCAGGCGGCCTCGGTCTTTCGATGCTTTCGGCAGACGCTCCGAAGTCCTACCTGGAAAACCTGTATTACACGCTTTCCAATACAGAAGGCAAGGAAACTTTGACCGCATCCAAGGGTGAAAATTACTTTGCTGCGACGTTGAACGTTCTTTACATGCTCCTTCTCACCGGTAACATGCCGAACTTCTACAATATGGAAGGTTACACGGTCTTTACTCCGGACCCGACGAATGTTCTGACTCCGTCCGCTCCGGCAGGCACATTGATGCCAGTGGGTTCGGGCGCAACGATTTCCGGTTTCTGGAACTGGGGCGGTTACTCGGATAAATTCGGCGTTACCAAGATGTATCCGGATTCCGGCAGCACGGCGATTTACCAGCAGGACGACGGTTCTTACGTTGTCGCCATGGAAGCTTTCCTCGCTCCGGAACCGACCTATATCGGCGGCGTGGAATTGAACTACCCGTTTGCCGGTGTCGCATGTTCCTTTGACGAAGACGAAAGCTATTATGACTTGAGCGACATTTCCACGGTTCACGTCGTTTACAAGAGCCAGGGCGTGATGCGTTTCGCCCTCCTTGACCAGGAAACTTTGCTTCAGGATCAAGAAGGCGGCGAACCGGGCTACTACCTGCATCCGACCGAAGATTGGAGAGCTATCGACATCGATATTACAGCCAATGCAAACGATGTCTTCAACTCTCTCACTTACCCGTCTTGGGTGAACTTCGAAAGCTACCGTTCTGACGTTGTCAAGGCGGTTCGCGGTTTCAAGTTCGACGTGAAAATGCAAAAGGCTGGCTACGCTTCCTTCGCCCTGAAGGAAGTAAGCCTTCTCGATGCAACAGGAAACGTCGTCACGAACTTGAAAGACATTAACGGCATTCAAACTCCAAAGGTTACTGTCCAGAAGTCCCTGCTTCGTCGCGAAGGGAATCAAATCTATTACCAGCAGGCTTCGAACGGTGCAAAGCTCCGCGTTTATGACTTGAACGGCACTCTGCTTTCTTCCAAGAGCATCCAGGGTTCCGGTCAGGTTGCCATCGATCAGCTTGCTCCGGCTAGCGGCCTGTACGTTCTGCGTCTTTCGGACGGTGCCAATTCTCAAACTCTGAAAATTCAGAAATAA